A window from Intestinimonas massiliensis (ex Afouda et al. 2020) encodes these proteins:
- a CDS encoding helix-turn-helix domain-containing protein: MISYDNLWNVMKEKGISQYALIKKYNVSPAQITRLKRNESVSTHTIEMFCRILDCEVGDIMKYIKDDEN, encoded by the coding sequence ATGATCTCTTACGACAACTTATGGAATGTAATGAAGGAAAAAGGCATTTCCCAATACGCCCTTATAAAGAAATACAATGTCAGTCCGGCGCAGATCACAAGATTGAAGCGAAATGAAAGCGTCAGCACCCATACCATCGAGATGTTTTGCCGTATTCTGGACTGCGAAGTGGGCGACATTATGAAATATATCAAAGACGATGAAAATTGA
- a CDS encoding SprT-like domain-containing protein, protein MKELTSYNRVAGYLNKVFDLLNTEFFEGALSRPTITIQSTPRAYGHFSLREDTWVSKLGGTHEINIGAGTLARPIEEVAATLLHEMVHYYNYENGVQDCSRGNTYHNRKFKAAAEAHGLIVTHSDKYGGSHTAPGEALLDFVLENGLTDILINRNEFIGFQVTGTGTHSGTGTTPPPRPSSTRKYICPCCGNSVRATKAVNIACLDCNERMVLAG, encoded by the coding sequence ATGAAGGAACTGACAAGCTATAACCGCGTGGCCGGGTATCTCAACAAAGTGTTCGATCTGCTGAACACGGAATTCTTTGAAGGTGCACTTTCAAGGCCCACCATCACCATCCAGTCCACGCCCCGCGCCTATGGCCACTTCTCTCTGCGGGAAGATACCTGGGTTTCCAAGCTGGGCGGCACCCATGAAATCAATATTGGGGCCGGGACGCTGGCCCGTCCTATCGAGGAAGTAGCCGCGACCCTGCTTCACGAAATGGTACATTATTACAACTACGAGAACGGCGTGCAGGATTGCAGTAGGGGAAACACCTACCACAACCGGAAGTTCAAAGCGGCGGCGGAGGCCCACGGCCTGATCGTCACCCACAGCGACAAATATGGAGGGTCACACACGGCCCCCGGCGAGGCGCTGCTCGACTTCGTATTGGAGAACGGCTTGACCGACATTCTCATAAATCGCAACGAGTTTATCGGCTTCCAGGTCACCGGCACCGGGACGCACAGCGGCACAGGAACCACTCCGCCGCCGCGCCCGTCCAGCACGAGAAAGTATATTTGCCCCTGCTGCGGGAATTCCGTTCGGGCCACCAAAGCGGTGAATATCGCTTGCCTGGACTGTAACGAGCGGATGGTGCTGGCCGGTTGA
- a CDS encoding tyrosine-type recombinase/integrase yields the protein MNKKTKALTTEQYKEIIQTMKEGFSGCRPNERIATALVLEGNLGLRISGILKLRPCDIVRDGDRYRLEITEQKTGKRRVFTVPLVIQQYIENYCLRHGIDRNALIFPITERAIQKQLHIVCDYLGYEGISTHSFRKWYATEIYKANGYDIALVQRLLQHSSAAVTQRYIGIEPQRIEAAIEQHAYIL from the coding sequence ATGAACAAGAAAACCAAGGCGCTCACCACCGAGCAATACAAGGAGATCATACAGACCATGAAGGAGGGATTCAGCGGTTGCCGCCCCAATGAGCGCATAGCGACAGCCCTTGTGCTGGAAGGGAATTTAGGTTTGCGGATCAGCGGCATATTGAAGCTGCGGCCCTGCGATATTGTCCGGGACGGGGACAGATACCGCCTGGAGATCACCGAGCAAAAAACCGGCAAGCGCCGCGTGTTCACCGTCCCGTTGGTTATCCAGCAATACATAGAGAATTATTGCTTGCGCCACGGTATAGACCGAAATGCCCTGATATTCCCCATCACCGAGAGGGCCATACAGAAGCAGCTCCATATCGTGTGCGATTACCTGGGCTATGAGGGTATCAGTACCCACAGCTTCCGCAAGTGGTACGCCACGGAGATATACAAGGCAAACGGCTATGACATAGCCCTTGTGCAGCGGCTATTACAGCACAGCTCCGCCGCCGTCACACAGCGGTATATCGGTATTGAGCCACAGCGGATAGAGGCGGCGATTGAGCAGCACGCTTATATACTATGA
- a CDS encoding helix-turn-helix domain-containing protein produces MPLHFKIDILEALKKKGYTTYTLRKENILSQSTIQKLREGKGLAWDNIERLCALLDCQPGDLLEYVKDAPGDR; encoded by the coding sequence ATGCCATTGCATTTCAAAATTGACATACTGGAAGCCCTCAAAAAAAAGGGGTACACCACATACACATTGCGGAAAGAAAACATTCTAAGTCAATCAACCATTCAAAAGCTCCGTGAAGGGAAGGGGCTGGCGTGGGACAATATCGAGCGGCTCTGTGCCCTCTTGGACTGTCAGCCCGGCGACTTGCTGGAATACGTCAAAGATGCCCCAGGTGATAGGTAA